In a genomic window of Helianthus annuus cultivar XRQ/B chromosome 10, HanXRQr2.0-SUNRISE, whole genome shotgun sequence:
- the LOC110882144 gene encoding uncharacterized protein LOC110882144, with protein MWVMAGDFNAVREEEDRMISRFDNYNASVFNMFIAETGMMEYQMGGYKFTYMPDDGSSLSKINRILVCDEFMNKWPLAKVKALSRYLSNHSPLTLTCSISDFGPIPFKFYNSWLELEGIQGVVDRALEGYGNEECSMKDLAGILKTLKADIKQWRKEAKLKEEKELQEIKTEVEDIEKVAEARRLTIAEKEKRIEGKWKIKKYEKRRLTDLKQKAKMKWAKLGDENSKFIHGIINCRKAKNRINALWINGKRETEPKEIKKAVLESFSGRFKEPNSKRPSLDGRGFRQLTTDQAKKLIEDFSKEEIKEAVWACGSDKAPGA; from the coding sequence ATGTGGGTGATGGCTGGCGACTTTAACGCAGTAAGAGAAGAAGAGGATAGGATGATATCAAGGTTTGACAACTATAATGCATCAGTCTTCAACATGTTTATTGCAGAAACAGGGATGATGGAATACCAAATGGGGGGATACAAGTTCACGTACATGCCGGATGATGGATCCAGTTTGAGCAAAATCAATAGGATTCTGGTATGTGACGAGTTCATGAATAAATGGCCATTGGCGAAAGTTAAAGCATTGTCTAGGTACCTGTCGAACCATAGTCCACTTACCTTAACATGCTCCATATCGGACTTTGGGCCGATTCCATTCAAATTCTACAATAGCTGGCTCGAATTGGAAGGAATTCAAGGAGTGGTGGATAGAGCTTTGGAGGGATATGGAAATGAAGAGTGTTCGATGAAAGATTTGGCAGGCATTCTTAAAACACTAAAAGCGGATATAAAACAGTGGAGGAAGGAGGCAAAGTTAAAAGAAGAAAAGGAGCTGCAAGAGATAAAGACAGAGGTGGAAGATATCGAAAAGGTAGCGGAAGCTCGTAGACTAACAATAGCCGAAAAGGAAAAGAGAATAGAAGGTAAATGGAAGATAAAAAAGTATGAGAAAAGGAGATTGACAGATTTGAAACAGAAAGCAAAGATGAAGTGGGCGAAACTAGGAGACGAAAATTCAAAGTTCATCCATGGAATAATAAATTGCAGGAAAGCGAAAAACCGAATAAATGCATTATGGATAAATGGAAAAAGGGAAACAGAACCAAAGGAGATAAAGAAGGCAGTATTGGAAAGTTTCTCGGGGAGGTTTAAAGAGCCAAATAGTAAAAGACCTTCTTTAGATGGTAGGGGCTTCAGACAACTCACGACTGACCAGGCGAAAAAGTTGATCGAAGATTTTTCGAAAGAAGAGATAAAGGAAGCTGTTTGGGCTTGTGGTAGTGATAAAGCCCCAGGGGCCTGA